The Aedes albopictus strain Foshan chromosome 2, AalbF5, whole genome shotgun sequence region agatgctttacccaacacttcgataccggagtAGCTAGCAGAGGGCCAGTGAAGTGGCTCCAGTGCAAgctaaagcttccatgatgaaggtcgttgtagtatcaacggcattatctaaatcacttggagtgtcaatggatggtgagtatcgatgaaatttggctgcaaccaaatcggtaaagagatcccagttggttgaccggggattcctgaaacgcaaagtttgcgaagtaacattcagatgttcaaaaaagatgtagcgatggtcagacaaagattcttcatctgacacatgccaattggtcagtggctcgtgactaattctactagagcaaagcgttgtgtctaacacttcctctctagcagataccatgaagattggtaatccatcaaactggagcctctgaaATTGATGtccgagctgccccagatgatatggtgaaggTGAGCATTAGCATTATTGCCAATAATAAGTGGAAGGCCTATTGAAGTGCAGTTtagcgatgacttgtttgaaggcATCCGTAGGGGACGGTTCGTCATGCAGTAAATAAACCaatcaatagacgtatttcctgtgtAGGTTTCCAACATATTCATCAATTGAGATAGcatatacatctctggtggttaattcagagacgagtgtagcaacgattgcgttgttgacaagcacacaggtccgaggcatgacacgcgagtttgctacTTCATTTTcacttattattattactatatattaacgacactttatcattattgtggcattcgtggcAACATTTTTACTGGAAGTAGCAAACACTGGGTTCACAATGTTTCTTACATAGAAATTCCCCGTACGAATATTAAGTTCTTGGATTTGGGATGTACCATTTTGCattagtctgcaaagattgattgttgctgttcttttatgctgaagattgatctgagtcaATCCGTAGCCACTACTCAATCTAGGCAAGGTAAAACTTTTTGCATTCAACAGTATTATATTTGTTGCTTTCGTATTAAGTTGTGGCAAGCACTAATTTACTCTATTTCGAATGAACGTCGAGGCTCCCAACACTTTCACTCAATTTTATTATAATTCGAAAAAAGATTCTTTCACTCcttttttcctttatttttacttttaatgGCTGAATTGCCTTCTTTTCTGATGTAGTTTATTGTTATTTTATCGGTAAATACGATTcttatagtgtttttttttctttcatcaaTGAAAACATTTACAAGTAAAATAATACAACCTAAAAGTTTCTGGTATATTGCTTATCCTATTATAAATGCTTGTATCATCTCCCAGTCGTACTCTCCATTTGTACTTCAGTTACCATCAATCAGAATAGACCCCTCGTCCCCGCCGTAGATGTTCATCGACTCCTCGCTGAAAGTTTCCGGCGGCGGCGAGGCCCGGCCATACCCCCTCGGATCGGAATAATCCATATAATGTTgcgcttgttgttgttgttgctgctgctgatgatgatgttGTTGCATCATCGACGACAGCGTCACCGTGCTCATTTCGGCGAACGTCCGATTCAGATGGGTGTCCGGCACGAACGTCGGCCTTTGGGCGTTGAACTTGGTTTTGTAGCGCAACCGCTGGTTCACGTACCGATCGTACAGTTTCCCCGTCGGGTTCTTGCGGATCATGTTCCGCGGGCAGTAGAACGTTTCGACCTGTTCCGAGTGGAACAGCTGGCAGATGACCTCGGCGTAGTGTCGCATCAGGGCGTGCGTGAAGGTGATGTTGAACACCAGGAACGGCTCGACGACGACGTGCGTCAGCTCGGTTAGGGCCTTTTTGTCCAGGTGGTGGTTTTCGGCGAAGAATTTCAGTACCCACCGGCCCGAGCGACTGCCCTGGAGAAAACCGGCCAGCGCTTCCGGTGAGATCTGGATCGGGAGACTACCGGCGTCGGTGATGGCGTTTCCGGAGGAGGAACCATGGTTGCTGCTGGATAGGGCTGCGCCCGTTATGGAGGATGACGCGGAAGTGGATGAGGATGGTATTCCACTGCCGCCGGATGGATTGCGAGTGTCCGGGAGGATAATGTTGGGGGTGGATGAGGAAGACTCGTGAAAGGAATTGCTGGTTGAGATGCGAGGTTTCTTTTCCACCTCCAATGGGTCGATGGAATGGCGCTCGAAGCGACGCTTTGGGGTCGGGTGCTCTGGGGAGTTCTAGAAAAGTGAAAGAGAATGAAACATGCAGAATTAGTTACATATGTTTAATGGTCTATTGAAAACCGATTAATCATCTATGTTCTAAAATACTTTCAAATTCTTTTCCACAAGAAGCAAAAGTGCGTGTattacggcttttcgggcccgtatgaagttgatcaccaatattaacttcttttcccgatcagcctagatagctgtgtagtgtcggtagcggttagttcaactggctaagaatagcactacggaccgcctgttccagtggtaggaatccactaatcaggtgacccctaattcatggtgttatgcggctttacgcttaccgtgcctaggaatgaatggttagggggatcttataaaaacctaatcgcaaacggagcctgtggagtaccagggcaccctccacagtatttgcccttactgtgctaaccggagcaatagcgcggtgtttctccgagacaatcagctgcccttcttcaatctcatacttgaggctgaataagggcgagattatgaagatgttattagtttagattttaacctatatggtttcgcattatgcgttttacacagtgtattctgtgcatcctcgcctttggcgcactcaaatcgataccgatctggctttattgttgctgttcttttttgtgctgtgattgttaagagtttaatcttgcctagtttgggtagtggctacggttaggatagctcagatcaatcttcagcacaaaagaacagcaacgatcaatctttgtagacttatgcaaaatggtacagcccaagtggcgttagtccaagaaccttactttcgtaaggggaatttctatctaggaaaccttgtgaatccggtgtttgctactttcagtaaaaatgaaatggcaaatggCGAggcacgtgtcatgcctcgagcatgtgtgcttgtcaacaacacaatcgttgctacactcatctctgaactaactaccagagatgtatgtgctatcacaatcgatgtatctgttgaaaacctcaacaggaaatacgtttattgttcggtttatttaccgcatgatgaaccatcccctacggatgctttcaagcaagtcattgcatactgcacttcaaaaggccttccgctaattgttggtagtgatgctaatgctcaccatataatctggggcagctcagacatcaatttgagaggctccagtttgatggaatacttaagtagtacagatcttggattacttaacataggcaaccgcccaaccttcatggtatctggtagagaggaagtgttagacataacgctttgctctagcagaattagtcacgagctgaccaattggcatgtgtcagatgaagaatctttatctgaccatcgctacatcttgtttgaacatgtgaatgttacttcgcaaactttgcgtttcaggaatccccggtcaaccaactggaatctctttaccgatttggttgcagccaaatttcatggatactcaccatcaattgacactccaagtgatttagatgatgccgttgatactacaacggccttcatcatggaagcttttgaagaagcctgccctctgctgtctgtgaagatcacaagaggaaccccttggtggaactccgatctggcaggaaacaatgtagaaagagttggaacagacgacgttcggctggatcggaggctttcaggtcggctcgcaaggcctaccagaaagctcttcggtctgctgaacgatccggctggaaaaacctttgtacaaatgtttccagtctgagtgaagccagtcgattgaacaaaatccttgcaaaatctaaggattttcaagtaaacgaacttcgtttgccaaatggtgatttcacttcctctgatgagaaagttttagaatgtttattcagtacacacttccccggatgtgtggatattacatcttcggatgaacctgatgtcttttcttgtagttatgattctttagcttcggctcggagtatcataactttagaatcgattgaatgggcacttaatagctttgctcctttcaaatctcctggggcagatgggatttatcctattttgcttcagaagggatttgattatttcaagcatattttgaaacaactacttgtttgcagttttgctacagggtatattcccaaatcctggcgggatattactgtgaagtttattccgatagtgggtcgcgcgtcgtatgaagaagcaaagagcttcagacctatcagtttgacctcttttcttctgaaatgcttagaacgcattgtggatcatcacatccgtgatgttcatctggccaacgtgcctcttcatgtgaaccaacatgcctaccaatctggtaagtccactgtgactcttttacacaaagttgtttacgatatcgagaaggcattcgctcaaacgcaatcctgcttgggtgttttcttagatatcgagggtgcctttgacaacgtgcctttcgatgccatattggaagccgcacggggccacggtatatctccaatgatttccaattggattcaccaaatgctcaaaaaccgacatctcttctcgacattgcgtcaagcggcgattaggaaattgagtgtttgtggatgcccccaagggggagtcttatcacctcttttgtggaatctcgtagcagatacgctattcaggcaactcaataatagcggttttcctacttatggttttgccgacgactacctaacattgttagtcggtatgtgcatcagcacccttttcgacctgatgcaaaacgctcttcaggtagttgagggttggtgtcgccaatttggcctttcggtaaatccgagtaaaacatctattgttcttttcacggaaaagcgaaaccgtaatggtgttcgatctttacgtctctttgattctgaaatcaatgtgactgaacaggtaaagtacgttggagtcattcttgattccaagctttcctggacacctcatgttgagttcaggatcaagaaagcttgtatggccttcgggcaatgccggcgaacctttggtacaacttggggtcttaaacccaagtatatcaaatggatttacacaactgttgttcgtccaatattggcttatggatgtcttgtgtggtggcaaaagggcgaagtgagaacggtccaatcaaaattaggccatctccaaaggatgtgcctaatggcgatgtctggagcgttctcttcaacgcctacggcagcgctcgaagttctcttcgacgttaccccactacacattcatctcaaacaagaagcactttcttgcacttaccgtctatgggtactcggtttactagaggaaactcctgtgaaccgcagttcaacacacacctcgttgtttccacttttggtgaattgggacaaagttgtccttgctccaggtgatcttacaattgcttgtaattctccatataggacattttccacgaaattcccctcCGGGAAGAGTGGGGAGATCGCAGCTAGCCACGCGTGCGGGTGGAcggtttgatttttttcctgtcaCAATTTTTCTCGTATAAGATTTCGATTCGAAAAAAAGTTCCGCGTTCGGTGTGTTATAGTGAATTAGTTCTCAACCTTATTATTTTCCAGCGTGATTTGAATTTCTGTGAACTAGCATTGGTGATATCTTCACCAGTGGCATCTTTGGCTAACGGTTCTAGGAATAATACCGGGACGAAGTTGCTCTTTCATATTTGGACAAACTTCTTTGAGTGGAGAGTGCCTTGAAGATGCTTATTGGGTATTTAGCGTTGAAATTTTGCTTTAAGAAGTGTATTAAGAGTTACGGTAAATTCGGTGTggtcattttatcaaaaattagtGCGTGTTTCTCTTGCGTTTCACGTCTCGTTTTTATCGGAAGTGATTTATATTTGATTCGCTGATGAGTGGTcattggaagaaaaaaaaaatcaagtgcaAGTGCATAGTGCACACTTTATGTAGGGACAAGTTGTGGGTGTCGTGGTTGTTTGCTGCTATTAAATGATCGTAACCATGGAGAAGACGATATCGTTCAAGCCGAAGGAGAAAATCAGCAGCGCAATCAGATTTATTGTACTTACACAGAGTATTTTAAAGTTTTAAGCTGTTATAAATTGATTTTATTCTATTGTGTCATATTTGGGGTGTAATGGCACTAATAATGTATTTTACatatatttgattttattttcaggaACAAAATAGGTAAATTTTGCATTACTGTTCTAATTATATGTATTATATATTGATTTTCATAAAACTCaaacggagcgtttggtacggtatgcccacgcatccctcctcccctgtagattcaagaATTGTTTCGAAGTTTAATTCTAATTAGTAGTAGTACATATATTTGAACTCGAGAcaattcaaagaatcatctttgcggcaaacacaacgcagtaggcctggccgctttgatgcttgtaacatatctctgatatgctgcaagtttcaatattgacaagaaaaataattgggcatAATCTAACctaattattttccaggatgctttctcgtactggctgcgtgtgtgttagattagattagattagattagaaattcccctccgggaagagtggacatctggttatctggagagaagtatttcagacggcatcgtatgttacactgatggctcccttctcgaaggtcgagcaggtgctggtgtttattctcgtgagctaaggctgtatcagtcttattcacttggtagacactgcaccgtttgtcaggccgaaatctttgctcttatgtgcggagtgcaatcagcacttcagcagcacgtaatgggcaaagtaatatacttctgttcagatagccaggctactattaaagcacttgcttcggccaactccaggtcgaagatagttatcgcttgtcgaactcaaatcgaggagctgaattcagcaaacgctgttcaccttgtatgggtacctggccattcttccatcgctggaaatgaattggctgatgagttagctcgcactggagcatcacatgacttcattggccctgagccagctattccggtatccaagtgttgggtaaagcttcagattgacacctgggctgccactcagcacaaacaatactggaatagtttggagtcatgtcgtcaaacaaaattgtattgtactgagccatctctaggggtggcaaagtatctaacaaatctgtcaaagcagaattgcagcatgctggtcaaagcattgactggccactgccgactcagttatcacatggcgaatattcagcaagctgattcatttgcctgtgatagctgtgaatccgattatggaacttcgtatcatttaatatgtaactgtccagtttttgcgcaattgcgtttccgagtactcgggaaacacttattaagtgaaactgacttcagaaacctgaatcttcaggacgttctgttgttcttaacccgctgtggtaaagagctataggctctttttaagctttatgcgttattacagtgcccttctcagggcgctgtttgaacccattgtggtacgcttatgcgttattacagtgtccttttcaggacgctatgtgaacccattgtggtacgcttttgcgagtatgacgattctattcccttacctgttctttcccatgtcctatcctttttccttcccttctccgtcaggtaaataatgaataggctcgtgttcatggcgatggcacaaatttcccgaatggaggagaacgtgcctctagagccgacctactgatacctgatacctggtcAACACATCTATTTACGTTCATCAGCCTCATGCCCATCTAGTTCTGCACGATATAagctagaaaattgaatatttgtGCAATTTTGCACAGCTTTTGGTATGGGCGTAAaagttttttcttgaaaatgtcCTTTATGTTTTCTGAATGAAGTTCGTGTAACAAGTTTTAGTCACTAATCAAATTTATTGTGccaaagtcactatttagtcccTTTTTTGCTATCTATAAGTCattatttggtcactattttcgagaaattggtcACTAAACCAACTATTCCGACTATTACGACTTTgttaaagggcccatatagccgaggcggtaaacgcacgggtattcagcatgaccatgctgagggtgacgggttcgattcccggtcggtccaggatcttttcgtaaaggaaatttccttgacttccttgggcatagagtatcttcgtgcctgccacacgatatacgcatgcaaaatggtcattggcagaggaagctctcagttaataactgtggaagtgctcatagaacactaagctgagaagcaggctttgtcccagtgaggacgttacgccaagaagaggagagaggaggaggaCTTTGTTAAAACATTGCCTTAGATGTGCCAAAAACCATTGTCacacttgtgacaaaagttaCAAAGTACAGATCGTGGTGCCCAAGTTCGTCATCTCTTTACCTTAACGtaactgattacactagtttacagcatttttgaactcggtaagctgatgatcatttttggtgtagaatcatgccctgagttcgaaaacgcgaaggaaaaaaattacagtagagcggaaaatttttcgactttccatacaaggttgatgatttgaaatcgatttttgttctatttttaagcaacgtcactcacttcacacacctcattctccgtaatcaatgcttcgattgagctgaattttttactgtaactcgcctacatatgatatgtcaaataaacgtcgagaaagaatttttaagttggttttttcttattgaaaaaaatacatttcttcaaaagaattagggaattttgcgaaaatttaagaagatcgtccctaaaactcgccaatatcttgaatttcatcaatctgacgcaaaacctgtattcagatgaccgaatggtattgtattcagcttttgatttatggaaaaagatttaaaattggttgaacaaaacgcaatatatttgaattttagtaaattacatatttttaaaagttgcaaaactcgatattgagttaaatctcaaaaactgttctactttaatttttttgaaggtcggtttcgaaatcagcactaaattgtgcttcaaaaattttggtcgttgacagaagttcacgactttcgttttattttgtaaacttgtgttacctACTTGGTTTTAGACAAATTTGTGCCCCTCATTAGACAAATGTAAAACGTTTTCCCATTCTTAattccatataaatttcaatcgcaatgcggagtaCCAGGACGCCGTCAGTTGCATCTAAATTTTGCACGGTGGTTTTGGACGCTAAAGGGGGTCGAAAACTCTTAGTTCCAGAAAAATCTACCTTGTTGACCCATTCTAAGTCACCATGGACTCTGGCGACGTTGCTTTTGAATATTGTAATCCCAAACTCAACTCCtattttgaatacttttcaaCTGCTTTTTTGTCAATCAATGTGGACTTTGTACACTAgaatcttctgaaacattcaCGTTCAAGTCACTTACCCAGTGCAGTCCCTTGCGCCACTCGCGCAACCGATGCCGCAGCAATATCTTCTGCCCGATGGCCCTTTCGTCGTTAAATATGTCATTCAGATCGTGCTCCTCGATCACTTCCAAACATTCGACCGAAACTCCGCAGTCTTCTCACGTGTTCCCGTGTTGTTCGGCCGTTCCAACAAAAAGCAAAAATGGTGAAGATTCGTGCattgaaaaaggaaaaaaaaaacgagatgaATAATATAATACTACGTAGAGACCCCTCTAAAAATAAGATCTTGGTAATTGCTTGGCTTAATTCGTACACACTAAGAAAGGTGGATCTACTTTTTAATAAAGTttacgaaaagaaaaaaaaaacaaaaataatatcgaaaCTGGGTAACACTTCACCGGAGGTCGGTGAAATAAAACCgaattttgataattttctaaaaaaaatattggacaTAGCATCACAATAGTTTTGTCTCATACTGAGCATTTCAAAGTTCGATAGAAAAAAACCGAAGAATACATTTCCTAAGTGCACGTGTACACAAAGGTGGGTGATTAATATTTATGATTCTTTTATGTGCCTAACATACAATGGAAGAAATTGTATTTGATGGAACACGATCCAACCATTCATTAGAGACGGCGGCGACTGGGTGTGAGCGAACGAACATGCTGCCTCTCTCATAGCAGCATGTTTAATCCCAACCAACAACCATCCTAACTAATGTGTCGTCGAACCGAAGGGGGATGCGGAAATCTAA contains the following coding sequences:
- the LOC109418988 gene encoding uncharacterized protein LOC109418988, whose product is MSGLNGAATMTNGQTPVAATAAAAAAGTFKDELDDFERFALENLVRNEWGLKVATLNRLMYCGVSVECLEVIEEHDLNDIFNDERAIGQKILLRHRLREWRKGLHWNSPEHPTPKRRFERHSIDPLEVEKKPRISTSNSFHESSSSTPNIILPDTRNPSGGSGIPSSSTSASSSITGAALSSSNHGSSSGNAITDAGSLPIQISPEALAGFLQGSRSGRWVLKFFAENHHLDKKALTELTHVVVEPFLVFNITFTHALMRHYAEVICQLFHSEQVETFYCPRNMIRKNPTGKLYDRYVNQRLRYKTKFNAQRPTFVPDTHLNRTFAEMSTVTLSSMMQQHHHQQQQQQQQAQHYMDYSDPRGYGRASPPPETFSEESMNIYGGDEGSILIDGN